In a single window of the Oecophyllibacter saccharovorans genome:
- a CDS encoding DUF3297 family protein → MTATPPDRLSIYPDSPFYDHDALSRGIGVRFNGQEKTNVEEYCLSEGWIRVAAGRAVDRNGRPMTLKLKGPVEVWFRDDAEKDTGAANPQASSQEGKPS, encoded by the coding sequence GTGACCGCAACGCCGCCTGACCGTCTTTCCATCTATCCCGATAGCCCCTTTTATGACCACGACGCGCTGTCGCGCGGTATCGGCGTGCGCTTCAACGGTCAGGAAAAGACCAATGTTGAGGAATACTGCCTCAGCGAAGGCTGGATCCGGGTGGCCGCTGGCCGTGCCGTGGATCGCAATGGCCGCCCCATGACCCTCAAGCTCAAGGGACCTGTGGAAGTGTGGTTCCGTGATGACGCCGAAAAGGATACGGGCGCTGCCAATCCCCAGGCCAGTTCCCAGGAAGGAAAGCCCTCCTGA
- a CDS encoding RidA family protein, translated as MSTPEQRLTQLGITLPPAAAPVANYVPVVQTGSLLFVSGQLPLVDGKLLIEGKLGAGVSNQAGEACARACFINILAQLQNALEGDLSRVKQVVRLGGFVACAPDFTELAPVMNGASDLAATVFAPHGNHARSTVGVTSLPLNAPVEVEAIFEVV; from the coding sequence ATGAGCACCCCCGAACAACGCCTGACCCAGCTTGGCATCACCCTTCCCCCAGCCGCTGCGCCGGTCGCCAATTATGTGCCGGTCGTACAGACAGGCAGCCTGCTTTTCGTCTCAGGTCAGCTGCCGCTTGTTGACGGCAAGCTGCTGATCGAGGGCAAGCTTGGCGCCGGCGTGTCGAACCAGGCTGGGGAAGCCTGCGCGCGCGCCTGCTTCATCAATATTCTGGCCCAGCTTCAGAACGCGCTGGAAGGGGATCTCAGCCGCGTCAAGCAGGTGGTGCGCCTGGGCGGCTTCGTTGCCTGCGCCCCGGACTTCACTGAGCTGGCCCCGGTCATGAACGGCGCTTCGGACCTGGCAGCCACGGTTTTTGCCCCGCACGGCAATCACGCCCGCAGCACGGTCGGCGTCACCAGCCTGCCGCTCAATGCCCCTGTCGAGGTCGAGGCCATTTTCGAAGTCGTCTGA
- a CDS encoding chloride channel protein, which translates to MRAGWKGTRRKREDQARPRINFARLRRRALVRAAPPLLRGLVRRHPVWLTLLAACVGALGGMCVVVVTRFTLMAHRFLYNLHNSGHLSALAHLPWQRCLTVLLLGGMAVGVVSLVASQLIRRPTIDPIEANALYGGRMSLGDSLVLVAQNTLSNSVGASIGLEAGFSQISSALGSWLGQSFRVRREDLRMLVGAGAAGAIGAALNAPLGGAFYAFELIIGTYCLLNLAPIAAAAIAGVGMVHLLGLPPSTELIFQQPDWHMGWRDVAGVAVLSIACTLSAIVIMWGVTQFEALFRRLPGPAWLRPVLGGSLVAVLAGTVSPAVLSSGHAAIWLVLCGKVGAAMALLLLGAKALATSLSVGSGFRGGLFFASLYLGALAGLGLGALLAPYGLAPHQPVVCAVLGMSAVGVAIIGGPMTMICLVLEMTDDAGLASGVVLAAILAFLTVKHLFGYNFSTWRFHLRGETILSAVDIGGLRSLSVQSLMRTRVRTLPAGTPLTRARALFPVGSGRRIVLVGEDGRYEGMVSIAELHAGPSSDEPVAILGRQHDTMLIPEMTARAALESFAKAEADVLVVVEDRLSRQVVGQLEEHYTLRRYAAELERSRRELAGEDRFPV; encoded by the coding sequence ATGAGAGCGGGGTGGAAAGGGACGCGACGCAAGCGGGAGGATCAGGCCAGGCCGCGGATCAACTTCGCACGGCTTCGCAGGCGTGCTCTGGTGCGCGCAGCTCCCCCGCTGTTGCGTGGCCTGGTGCGCCGCCACCCCGTCTGGCTGACCTTGCTTGCAGCCTGCGTCGGGGCGCTGGGCGGCATGTGCGTGGTGGTGGTGACGCGCTTTACCCTGATGGCGCACAGATTTCTCTACAACCTGCACAACAGCGGACATCTTTCAGCGCTGGCGCATCTGCCCTGGCAACGCTGCCTGACGGTTCTGCTTCTGGGCGGGATGGCTGTCGGGGTGGTCAGTCTGGTTGCCAGCCAGCTCATCCGTCGCCCCACCATTGACCCCATCGAAGCCAATGCCTTGTATGGCGGGCGCATGTCGCTTGGCGATTCCCTGGTTCTGGTCGCGCAGAACACCCTCTCCAACAGCGTAGGCGCCAGCATCGGGCTGGAGGCAGGCTTTTCCCAGATCTCCTCGGCTCTCGGCTCCTGGCTGGGCCAGTCCTTCCGGGTGCGGCGCGAGGATCTGCGTATGCTGGTGGGGGCAGGGGCTGCAGGGGCGATCGGAGCGGCGCTCAATGCGCCGCTGGGTGGCGCGTTTTATGCTTTCGAGCTGATCATCGGCACGTATTGCCTGCTCAACCTGGCGCCCATTGCCGCTGCGGCCATCGCCGGGGTGGGAATGGTGCATCTGCTCGGCCTGCCGCCCAGCACCGAGCTTATCTTTCAGCAGCCGGACTGGCACATGGGGTGGCGTGACGTGGCAGGGGTTGCCGTGCTGTCGATCGCCTGCACGCTGAGCGCCATCGTCATCATGTGGGGCGTGACGCAGTTCGAGGCTCTGTTTCGCCGGCTTCCCGGTCCGGCCTGGCTGCGTCCTGTCCTGGGAGGGAGCCTGGTGGCTGTGCTGGCCGGCACTGTAAGCCCGGCTGTGCTGTCTTCAGGCCATGCGGCCATCTGGCTGGTGCTCTGCGGCAAGGTGGGCGCTGCGATGGCCCTGCTCCTGCTGGGGGCCAAGGCGCTGGCCACGTCGCTTTCCGTCGGATCGGGCTTCAGGGGCGGGCTGTTTTTCGCCTCGCTTTATCTGGGAGCGCTGGCCGGGCTGGGGCTCGGTGCCTTGCTGGCGCCTTACGGCCTGGCACCGCACCAGCCGGTGGTCTGTGCCGTTCTGGGAATGAGTGCGGTGGGGGTGGCGATCATCGGCGGCCCGATGACCATGATCTGCCTGGTGCTGGAAATGACCGATGATGCCGGCCTGGCCAGCGGCGTGGTTCTGGCCGCCATTCTGGCCTTTCTGACCGTCAAGCACCTGTTCGGCTATAATTTCTCCACCTGGCGTTTCCACCTGCGGGGCGAAACCATTCTCTCCGCGGTCGATATCGGCGGGCTGCGTTCGCTCTCAGTGCAGAGCCTCATGCGCACACGTGTCCGCACCCTTCCGGCCGGTACCCCCTTGACGCGTGCACGCGCCCTGTTTCCGGTAGGCAGCGGGCGGCGGATCGTCCTGGTGGGCGAAGACGGGCGCTATGAAGGGATGGTTTCCATCGCTGAGCTCCATGCAGGTCCTTCCTCTGATGAACCGGTAGCTATTCTGGGCCGCCAGCATGACACCATGCTTATTCCCGAAATGACGGCGCGTGCGGCGCTGGAAAGCTTTGCCAAGGCGGAAGCGGATGTTCTGGTGGTCGTCGAGGACCGGCTCTCACGCCAGGTGGTGGGCCAGCTGGAGGAGCACTACACGTTGCGCCGTTATGCAGCCGAGCTGGAGCGTTCGCGGCGTGAGCTGGCCGGCGAGGACCGCTTCCCGGTCTGA
- a CDS encoding alpha/beta fold hydrolase, with amino-acid sequence MQLTFHERNEQGSMQKPAVVLLHGVFGRGRNLGQLARSLAPDFRVWAFDLRNHGDSPHGPVSYEAMAQDVLDTMTQLELERACVLGHSMGGKTAMAMALLAPERVERLVVADIAPAPVHFGQRRLAQTLAALKFPVLRDRQEVRAFLLAALRGMPGTASSDQASDPALADWLGQNLAFGPTAPARWTIGMNQIAEGFAQIEDWPQALNQRRWKGPALFLRGGRSPYVSPDSWPAVKALFPNAMLQTLPDAGHWLHVEQPEAFNDAVRHFLLGPDTSGGPTDSP; translated from the coding sequence ATGCAGCTAACTTTTCATGAACGCAACGAGCAGGGCAGCATGCAGAAGCCGGCAGTGGTGCTTCTGCACGGCGTCTTCGGTCGCGGCCGCAACCTGGGGCAGCTGGCCCGCAGCCTGGCCCCTGATTTCCGGGTATGGGCCTTTGACCTGCGCAACCATGGCGACAGTCCCCACGGCCCCGTTTCCTATGAGGCGATGGCGCAGGACGTTCTGGACACCATGACACAGCTGGAGCTGGAACGCGCTTGCGTGCTCGGCCACTCCATGGGGGGAAAAACCGCCATGGCCATGGCACTGCTAGCGCCTGAGCGGGTGGAACGCCTAGTGGTGGCAGATATCGCGCCCGCACCGGTGCATTTCGGCCAGCGCCGCCTGGCTCAGACCCTGGCAGCGCTGAAATTCCCCGTTTTGCGCGACCGCCAGGAGGTGCGGGCTTTTCTGCTGGCCGCCCTGAGGGGAATGCCGGGCACGGCTTCCAGCGACCAGGCATCAGATCCGGCCCTGGCAGATTGGCTGGGCCAGAATCTTGCCTTCGGCCCCACCGCCCCTGCGCGCTGGACGATCGGCATGAACCAGATCGCCGAAGGCTTTGCCCAGATTGAAGACTGGCCACAGGCCCTGAATCAACGGCGCTGGAAGGGACCAGCCCTTTTCCTGCGCGGCGGGCGCTCTCCCTATGTCAGCCCTGACAGCTGGCCGGCCGTAAAAGCGCTTTTTCCCAATGCCATGCTCCAGACCCTGCCAGATGCCGGGCACTGGCTGCATGTGGAGCAGCCTGAGGCCTTCAATGATGCCGTCCGGCACTTTCTGCTTGGGCCGGATACATCAGGTGGCCCCACTGACAGTCCCTAA
- a CDS encoding DMT family transporter, with product MALRVFLSRLPLPELALLAATVVWGGSYAAIHLALQFCGPLFFVGARFLIAGLITAALFARQLRRVTGREILAGMVIGVAVCLGQVLQTVGLETITISQSAFLTALYVPTVPLLQWLVMRRPPRLQAWLGLACAFAGLLLLTDQGLKGWASFGDFTPGDTLTLLSAVAVAFEIVLISWFGQARKPLNIANVTAVQLLATGVYALGAMPVFHETVPAFNWGWAGPALGLGVASVGIQLAMNWAQRDISPTRATLIYACEPIWGGLFGRFLGERLPAHAFLGAVLIVAGVIISELKLKVPRSGARNRSGPKAG from the coding sequence ATGGCTTTGCGTGTGTTTCTGTCCCGGCTACCCCTTCCCGAACTGGCCCTTCTGGCTGCGACCGTCGTGTGGGGGGGCTCCTATGCCGCCATTCACCTGGCGCTGCAGTTCTGCGGTCCGCTCTTTTTCGTCGGGGCCCGTTTCCTGATAGCAGGCCTCATCACGGCTGCCCTGTTTGCACGCCAGCTGCGGCGGGTGACCGGGCGTGAGATCCTGGCCGGGATGGTGATCGGCGTGGCTGTATGTCTGGGCCAGGTGCTGCAGACTGTGGGGCTGGAGACCATCACCATCAGCCAGTCCGCTTTCCTGACCGCCCTGTACGTGCCGACAGTGCCATTGCTGCAATGGCTTGTGATGCGCCGCCCGCCCCGGCTGCAGGCGTGGCTCGGCCTTGCCTGCGCTTTTGCCGGTCTGCTTCTGCTGACCGACCAGGGTCTGAAAGGCTGGGCTAGTTTCGGTGATTTCACCCCGGGCGATACGCTGACCCTCCTTTCAGCTGTGGCGGTGGCGTTCGAGATCGTCCTGATAAGCTGGTTCGGCCAGGCCAGAAAACCGCTCAATATCGCCAATGTCACGGCTGTGCAGCTGCTGGCCACAGGCGTTTACGCTCTGGGGGCGATGCCCGTGTTTCATGAAACTGTTCCGGCCTTCAACTGGGGCTGGGCCGGTCCTGCTCTGGGGCTGGGCGTGGCCAGTGTCGGCATCCAGCTGGCGATGAACTGGGCCCAGCGCGATATTTCGCCTACGCGCGCGACACTCATCTATGCCTGCGAGCCAATCTGGGGCGGGCTGTTCGGCCGGTTCCTGGGCGAGCGCCTGCCAGCCCACGCTTTTCTGGGAGCGGTGCTGATCGTCGCGGGAGTAATCATAAGCGAGCTGAAACTGAAAGTGCCGCGGTCAGGGGCGCGCAACCGCTCCGGGCCCAAAGCGGGTTAG
- a CDS encoding LysE family translocator, with protein MMTPVTTSLLNFTLASTMFTISPGVGAALVLRSAIRGGHALGMGAVCGIVLSQLLWGIWASLGLCALLAVSPTAYTILKWAGALYLAWLGLQMIFRPNDALEGEALALAEPEARIASVQGHDSDRRRLAWKSRFRTFWQGVRRGLTTDQLSPETGVFVVSFFPQFIPHGSNVVEFTMLLTLILMVEALIFLGALVFLTVPLGHLLARPAIGRWIDRVTGVMFLYFAFSLAMATAPH; from the coding sequence ATGATGACTCCTGTCACCACTTCGCTGCTCAATTTCACGCTGGCTTCCACCATGTTCACGATCTCGCCGGGGGTGGGGGCGGCGCTGGTGCTGCGCTCCGCCATTCGTGGTGGTCATGCGCTTGGGATGGGGGCTGTGTGCGGCATCGTTCTGTCGCAGCTGCTCTGGGGAATCTGGGCTTCTCTGGGCTTGTGTGCCCTGCTTGCCGTCTCTCCGACGGCCTATACGATTCTCAAATGGGCCGGCGCGCTGTATCTGGCCTGGCTGGGCCTGCAGATGATCTTCCGCCCCAATGACGCGTTGGAAGGCGAAGCCCTGGCACTGGCGGAACCCGAGGCCCGGATCGCTTCTGTCCAGGGGCACGATTCGGACCGGCGCAGACTGGCGTGGAAGAGCCGGTTCCGGACGTTCTGGCAGGGGGTGAGACGCGGTCTGACCACTGACCAGCTCAGCCCCGAAACCGGCGTTTTCGTGGTGAGCTTTTTCCCCCAGTTCATTCCTCATGGCAGCAACGTGGTGGAATTCACCATGCTCCTTACCCTGATCCTCATGGTGGAAGCGCTGATTTTCCTGGGCGCGCTGGTCTTCCTGACCGTGCCGCTGGGCCATCTTCTCGCCCGTCCGGCTATCGGACGCTGGATCGACCGGGTGACGGGCGTCATGTTCCTTTACTTCGCCTTCAGTCTGGCCATGGCCACGGCGCCTCACTGA
- a CDS encoding heavy metal translocating P-type ATPase produces MKADQAPAYRPVVFKPVVFKIEGMSCAACAVRLQRVLGRVLTSFFQSSPAPDGQAGAEEAASHEVNVSFATGTAQLLIPDALSHAQKELLVHEVVQAVGKAGFTALPEENLQQAAGAPPGPAASESGKRPFSRLAGENGKSGRQGFLILADFTVALMCTLPLILPMLPGCGDLMPPPWVQLVLASVVQFWCARRFWRQGWAALRHGGANMDVLVILGSFAAWCWSVAVMAFRLPQPLYFDSGATVITLVLLGRWLELQARNSARAGLAHLLQARPVMAHLESPGPDGETLLVDVPAGQLQPGQVVIVRPGETVPADGTVLHGISELDESLLSGESMPVERGPGQQVLAGAINRLGALGVRVEQAGETTELARIVQLVARAQASKADIQTLADRISAVFVPVVLAVALLALLGNWIWLGAFAPALIRAVAVLVVACPCALGLATPTAIMVGTARGARAGILFRSARALERARKLTMLVFDKTGTLTEGRPSLVACQAVAPYSETFLLALAAALERVSEHPLARAVRAAAEERTPGEIPESVLENTLPKLVNIRAVPGQGIEGALPQGGQAWLGTRAFLESRHVGWTAEATAWLERQETLGHTAVAVAWQRTAAQPAQLVGFLAFADRLRPEDRAVLQALVAEGITPALLSGDQPRVAHLVARALGIEIVRAGVLPGQKAEEIARLEAEGQIVGMVGDGINDAPALAEADLGIALGSGAALALESADIVLMRGGLAALPPALSLSAAVMRCIRQNLFFAFGYNALCIPLAALGVLSPVFASAMMALSSVCVVGNALLLNRWHPRFPFADA; encoded by the coding sequence ATGAAGGCAGACCAGGCGCCAGCTTACAGGCCGGTGGTTTTCAAGCCGGTGGTTTTCAAGATAGAGGGCATGAGTTGCGCCGCCTGTGCGGTGCGTCTGCAGCGCGTGCTCGGTCGCGTGCTTACTTCCTTTTTTCAGTCTTCTCCCGCCCCTGATGGCCAGGCGGGTGCCGAAGAGGCGGCGAGCCACGAGGTGAATGTCAGCTTCGCCACCGGCACCGCCCAACTGCTGATCCCTGATGCGTTGTCACACGCGCAGAAAGAACTGCTGGTGCATGAAGTCGTGCAGGCGGTCGGAAAAGCCGGATTTACAGCGCTGCCGGAAGAAAACCTGCAGCAGGCCGCAGGTGCCCCTCCAGGCCCGGCGGCTTCTGAAAGCGGGAAAAGGCCTTTCTCCAGGCTTGCTGGAGAAAACGGAAAGAGCGGCAGACAGGGCTTCCTGATCCTGGCCGATTTCACTGTTGCGCTGATGTGCACGCTGCCTCTGATACTGCCCATGCTTCCAGGGTGCGGTGACCTGATGCCGCCACCCTGGGTGCAGCTGGTTCTGGCCAGTGTGGTGCAGTTCTGGTGCGCGCGCCGCTTCTGGCGGCAGGGCTGGGCGGCGCTGCGGCACGGCGGGGCCAATATGGACGTGCTGGTGATCCTGGGTTCTTTCGCCGCCTGGTGCTGGAGCGTGGCGGTCATGGCGTTCAGGTTGCCGCAACCGCTTTATTTCGATTCCGGGGCCACGGTGATCACCCTGGTGCTGCTGGGAAGGTGGCTGGAGCTGCAGGCGCGCAACAGTGCGCGGGCAGGCCTGGCCCATCTGCTGCAGGCCCGGCCCGTCATGGCGCATCTCGAGAGCCCCGGCCCGGACGGCGAGACGCTGTTGGTGGATGTGCCCGCAGGCCAGCTGCAGCCGGGACAGGTGGTTATTGTGCGCCCGGGTGAAACCGTGCCAGCGGACGGAACCGTGCTGCACGGCATTTCCGAGCTTGATGAATCTCTGTTGAGCGGTGAGTCGATGCCTGTGGAACGCGGGCCGGGCCAGCAGGTGCTTGCCGGGGCGATCAACCGGCTCGGTGCGCTTGGCGTGCGGGTGGAGCAGGCGGGCGAGACGACCGAACTGGCCCGCATCGTCCAGCTCGTGGCGCGCGCCCAGGCCAGCAAGGCCGATATCCAGACGCTGGCTGACCGCATATCAGCTGTTTTCGTGCCGGTCGTGCTGGCAGTCGCCCTTCTGGCGCTGCTGGGCAACTGGATCTGGCTCGGCGCTTTTGCCCCGGCGCTGATCCGGGCAGTCGCAGTGCTGGTGGTAGCGTGCCCCTGCGCGCTTGGTCTGGCCACGCCCACAGCCATCATGGTGGGCACGGCGCGCGGAGCGCGGGCAGGTATTCTCTTCCGCAGCGCCCGTGCACTGGAGCGTGCACGCAAGCTGACCATGCTGGTGTTCGACAAGACCGGCACCCTGACTGAGGGCAGGCCCAGCCTTGTTGCCTGCCAGGCTGTAGCGCCCTACAGCGAGACATTTCTTCTGGCGCTGGCAGCCGCGTTGGAACGCGTGTCCGAACACCCGCTCGCACGTGCCGTCCGTGCGGCAGCGGAAGAACGGACGCCGGGAGAAATTCCGGAAAGTGTGCTTGAAAACACTCTGCCGAAGCTTGTCAACATCCGGGCTGTTCCCGGTCAGGGCATTGAAGGCGCGCTGCCCCAGGGCGGCCAGGCCTGGCTCGGCACACGCGCCTTTCTGGAAAGCCGTCATGTCGGCTGGACGGCAGAAGCAACAGCCTGGCTGGAGCGGCAGGAAACGCTTGGTCACACGGCAGTGGCGGTCGCCTGGCAACGCACGGCTGCCCAGCCGGCCCAGCTGGTGGGCTTCCTGGCTTTTGCTGACCGTCTGCGTCCTGAAGACCGGGCGGTGCTGCAGGCGCTGGTTGCTGAAGGCATCACCCCGGCCCTGCTTTCGGGCGACCAGCCGCGCGTTGCGCATCTGGTGGCACGTGCGCTGGGAATTGAAATCGTGCGCGCCGGTGTGCTGCCGGGACAGAAAGCGGAGGAAATCGCCCGGCTGGAGGCAGAGGGGCAGATCGTCGGCATGGTCGGCGACGGCATCAATGATGCGCCTGCCCTGGCAGAAGCCGATCTGGGGATCGCGCTGGGCAGTGGCGCGGCGCTGGCGCTTGAGAGCGCTGATATCGTGCTGATGCGCGGGGGCCTGGCCGCCCTGCCGCCCGCGCTGTCACTTTCGGCAGCCGTGATGCGGTGTATCCGCCAGAATCTCTTTTTTGCTTTCGGCTACAACGCTCTGTGCATTCCCCTGGCCGCTTTGGGGGTTCTGAGTCCGGTTTTCGCTTCAGCCATGATGGCACTGAGCTCAGTCTGTGTGGTGGGCAATGCCCTGCTTCTCAATCGTTGGCATCCCCGTTTTCCCTTTGCTGACGCCTGA
- the hisD gene encoding histidinol dehydrogenase, whose amino-acid sequence MIYLDTSDPAFFLRFQALLTARGQQGESVAAPVRDIIQDVRARGDAALCELTERFDRVTLTPQTLRLTQEEISESAAQVPSETRAALELAAARITAFHEAQMPRDLDMTDAEGIRLGMRWIALDSAGLYVPGGKAAYPSSVLMNALPARVAGVERLAMCVPTPGGELNPLVMAAAQLCGVTEIYRIGGAQAVAAMAYGTVTIAPVDRITGPGNAYVAEAKKQVYGHTGIDSIAGPSEIVVVADSSNDPALVALDLLAQAEHDERAQAVLITDDAAFAERVVATVEEILAILSRREIARRSWEDHGAVVVVRDWGEASEIVNALAPEHLEVMLDDPRAFSAGVRHAGAIFMGRHCPEALGDYVGGPNHVLPTSRTARFSSGLSVFDFLKRTTTIETDAAGLLAIGPAGAELARAEGLEAHGLSLSERIRRLTGQGSE is encoded by the coding sequence ATGATCTATCTGGATACGAGCGATCCGGCTTTTTTCCTGAGATTCCAGGCCTTGCTGACAGCGCGCGGTCAGCAGGGGGAATCTGTTGCTGCACCCGTGCGCGATATCATCCAGGACGTGCGGGCGCGCGGAGATGCCGCTCTTTGTGAGCTGACGGAGCGTTTTGATCGGGTAACGCTGACACCCCAGACCCTGCGGCTGACGCAGGAGGAGATTTCTGAAAGCGCTGCCCAGGTGCCCTCAGAAACCCGTGCGGCGCTTGAACTGGCAGCCGCGCGCATCACAGCCTTTCATGAAGCTCAGATGCCGCGTGACCTGGATATGACGGACGCAGAAGGCATACGCCTGGGCATGCGGTGGATTGCGCTTGATTCAGCCGGTCTCTACGTGCCGGGCGGCAAGGCCGCTTATCCTTCCTCGGTCCTGATGAACGCCCTGCCAGCCCGCGTGGCCGGCGTGGAGCGGCTGGCCATGTGTGTGCCCACGCCGGGCGGTGAGCTCAATCCGTTGGTCATGGCGGCAGCCCAGCTGTGCGGGGTGACGGAGATCTACCGGATCGGCGGTGCACAGGCGGTGGCGGCCATGGCTTACGGCACAGTCACCATCGCGCCGGTTGACCGCATCACCGGTCCTGGCAACGCTTACGTGGCTGAAGCCAAGAAGCAGGTCTACGGCCATACCGGCATCGACAGTATTGCCGGTCCTTCTGAAATCGTCGTCGTGGCTGACAGCTCCAACGATCCCGCCCTGGTGGCGCTGGATCTTCTGGCGCAGGCTGAACATGATGAGCGGGCTCAGGCCGTTCTCATCACGGATGACGCCGCCTTTGCCGAGCGTGTGGTTGCAACGGTGGAGGAAATCCTGGCCATCCTGTCACGCCGCGAGATCGCTCGCAGAAGCTGGGAGGATCACGGTGCGGTCGTGGTGGTGCGCGACTGGGGGGAAGCGTCGGAGATCGTCAATGCCCTGGCTCCCGAACATCTGGAAGTGATGCTTGACGACCCCCGGGCCTTCAGTGCAGGTGTACGCCATGCCGGAGCGATTTTCATGGGCCGTCACTGCCCCGAAGCTTTGGGGGACTATGTCGGGGGCCCCAACCATGTGCTGCCTACCAGCCGGACGGCGCGTTTTTCCTCCGGCCTTTCCGTGTTTGATTTTCTCAAGCGCACCACTACCATCGAAACTGATGCCGCCGGCCTGCTGGCCATCGGTCCGGCTGGCGCGGAACTGGCGCGCGCGGAAGGGCTGGAGGCGCATGGTCTCAGCCTGTCCGAGCGGATAAGGCGGCTGACCGGGCAGGGGTCGGAATGA
- the hisG gene encoding ATP phosphoribosyltransferase translates to MSAPSPLVLALPKGRILKALRPVLARTGLEPAPDCLDESSRRLRFPTSDPHLDIVRVRSFDVATFVAYGGAALGVCGSDVLMEFDYPDLYTPLDLGIGGCRVAVARLKEPEGRQKPLPARAQEVDRRPEGRSRLRVATKYPAIARRHFAARAINAEIVHLHGAMELAPTLSMADVIVDLVDTGATLQANGLEEIETITPVSSRLIVNRVALKTRPEEVGTLIERFRQAVSAKSAPAGSGPGEQVQKEKRATMHANEAGR, encoded by the coding sequence ATGTCTGCGCCTTCTCCGCTCGTTCTCGCGCTGCCCAAGGGACGGATTCTCAAAGCCCTGCGGCCTGTCCTGGCCCGGACCGGGCTGGAGCCCGCGCCGGACTGCCTTGATGAAAGCAGCAGGCGCCTGCGCTTTCCCACAAGTGACCCCCATCTCGATATCGTGCGCGTCCGCTCCTTTGATGTGGCCACTTTCGTGGCCTATGGCGGGGCGGCACTCGGGGTGTGCGGCTCTGACGTGCTGATGGAATTCGACTACCCAGATCTCTATACCCCGCTCGATCTCGGGATCGGTGGGTGCCGCGTGGCGGTAGCGCGCCTGAAGGAACCCGAGGGGCGGCAGAAGCCGTTGCCTGCCAGGGCGCAGGAAGTGGATAGGCGCCCTGAGGGCCGCTCACGCCTGCGGGTGGCAACGAAGTATCCGGCCATTGCCCGGCGCCATTTTGCAGCCCGGGCTATCAATGCCGAAATCGTGCACCTGCATGGCGCCATGGAGCTCGCCCCGACGCTGAGCATGGCCGATGTGATTGTCGACCTTGTTGACACAGGCGCGACATTGCAGGCCAACGGACTGGAAGAGATCGAAACCATCACGCCGGTTTCAAGCCGCCTGATCGTCAATCGCGTGGCGCTGAAAACCCGGCCTGAAGAGGTCGGCACCCTGATTGAGCGTTTCCGCCAGGCGGTCTCCGCAAAATCGGCGCCCGCAGGTTCCGGTCCCGGGGAGCAGGTGCAGAAAGAAAAAAGAGCGACCATGCACGCCAATGAGGCAGGGCGATGA
- the gmk gene encoding guanylate kinase, protein MCLVIAAPSGAGKSTIARALRARDPSLFTSVSVTTRAPRPGEREGVDYHFRPLDQFRDMARKGDLLEWAEVFGRGYGTPRKPLLEALESGRDVILDIDWQGYRQLRKALPEDVVGLFVLPPSLEALESRLRGRDSDSAEEIGKRMRAAMDEISHWNEFDYVLVNEVLDQAVEEAQAVLTAARMAVRRRRDLHAQVARFSPVE, encoded by the coding sequence GTGTGCCTGGTGATCGCAGCCCCCTCAGGGGCCGGGAAATCCACCATTGCCCGTGCCCTGCGGGCACGTGACCCTTCCCTCTTTACCTCCGTATCCGTCACGACGCGTGCGCCGCGTCCGGGCGAGCGCGAAGGGGTGGATTATCACTTCCGGCCGCTGGACCAGTTCCGTGACATGGCTCGAAAGGGCGATCTGCTGGAATGGGCCGAAGTGTTCGGCCGTGGTTACGGCACCCCGCGCAAACCCTTGCTGGAAGCGCTGGAAAGCGGGCGGGATGTCATTCTTGATATCGACTGGCAGGGCTATCGCCAGCTTCGCAAGGCGTTGCCGGAAGACGTGGTGGGGCTGTTCGTGCTGCCCCCTTCGCTGGAAGCGCTGGAAAGCCGGCTGCGCGGGCGCGATTCCGACAGCGCTGAGGAAATCGGCAAACGCATGCGGGCAGCCATGGATGAGATCTCCCACTGGAACGAGTTCGATTACGTTCTGGTCAATGAGGTACTTGATCAGGCGGTGGAAGAGGCGCAGGCCGTGCTGACGGCCGCACGGATGGCTGTCAGGCGCAGGCGTGACCTGCATGCCCAGGTCGCACGTTTCTCCCCGGTTGAGTGA
- the pqqA gene encoding pyrroloquinoline quinone precursor peptide PqqA — MTWTTPKVTEIPLGGEINSYVCAERARKTAATGRASS, encoded by the coding sequence ATGACCTGGACCACTCCGAAAGTGACCGAAATCCCCCTGGGCGGCGAAATCAACTCCTATGTCTGCGCTGAACGCGCCCGCAAGACCGCTGCAACAGGCCGCGCTTCCAGCTGA